The genomic region GACGGACAGGGCGATAGCCGTCAGCAACTGCATGGCGATTCCGAACATACTCACCTCACCATCACTTCACTGGCTGCCGAGCGCGCTTGCTGCTGTGCTGGCAACTCATCGGGGAACACGGGCAGTTGATGCTGCTGCGTGTTCGCACCAGGTAGACGCCCTTGCTGTGGCGCCCCAAACTGCGCAACTGGCGCTCCGTACACAGTCCACTCGTCATCGACTACTGGCGCTTCGATGGGCTGTTTTGGTTGCTTGGCGGTCTCCTTCATATAGGATGCCCACTGCCCAAAGCTCTTAAGGAACGCCGCGAACGCATCCGACTGTGCGCCTACCGTGTCGCCAAAGACGCGCCCAGTCACGATTACCGTTGCCGCCAGAATCAACAGGATGACGATGCCGACGCCGGCAAAACCGACGAAGGCAATGCTCAGGATCACCCCGTTTTTGCCGATGGAATTTTCGACAAAGAGCAGGAAGAAGACCCCGAAACCGAGGATGGCGACAACGGCGATGGTGGTTGCTACGAATGCGGTGCGCATGGTTCGATCCTCACGATGGTTGCAACTGATTCACAGTCTTCTGCAAAAGCGCCTGCGCCGTGTAGGCATTCAGCGCCACATGGTAACGCTGCTGGTACTCCTGGCGCACGCGATGCGCCGATGGCGGTGCGCCTTCGCTGACGCACACGTACTGGATGAATGCCTGCATTTCGGCGTGGCGCCGGGCGCGTTCGTCTTGCGGTGCGACCGAGGCCGTGTAGACCGGTTCTGCGCTTTCTTCGGGCGCAGAAGGGCGTGACGCTGTGCGGCGATTGACCGGCTGGAGCGTCAACGTCGTGCGCTTGCCCTGCCACCAGCCATTGATGCCTTGAATGATGCGTTCCTGATCTTCGGCGGGCACCCAGGGCGCCTGGAACGCCCAGATTTTCGAGCCATTGAGCGTGAACATGAAGCTGCCAGAGCCTGGCAACTTGTGCGCGTTCAGTTCGCTGCCCGGCACGCCGGTCGCGTAGTAGGCTTCATCGCTCGAAGCCACCAGGCCCACGGCGCGCGCCGGCACGTTGGCGACAGCTTCCGGCGTCAGCGACGCCTTCGAGATTTTCTGCGTGCCGCCGATCAGGTGGATTAGCAAGCCGCGCCCTTTCTCTGCCAGCATCTTGAAGTAGGTGGCGATGTCGGGCTGCTTCTCGATCAGCGCCGACAGTTCATCGATCACCACGACCAGACGCTGCCAGTTGCCGGCGCGCCCGCCGTTGACCGTCGCCTCACGTTCGCGGCGCTCCATCTCCTCGACGATGGCGGCCAGCATCGCGCACGCTTCTTCCGAGTCGGTGACGACCGGGTGTGCCAGATGGGGCAGCCCGGCCAGACCGGGAAAGCCATCGACCGCTTTGGGGTCGATCAGGATCATGGCGGTTTCTTCCGGGCTGGAAGCGACCGCCAACGACAACACCATCGCTTTCATCAGCGTGGTCTTGCCGCTGCCAGTTGTGCCGGCGGCGATAAGGTGCGGCGTGGACGAGGCAGCCAGACTGAAGCGTAACCAGGACGGCGAACGCACCTGCGAGCCAAACGGCACGAACGAGTGATCGTAGTGCTCGCCAAGCGTCACAACCGGCGCGCCCCTGGGGACGCCTTCGAGCATCGCACGCAGGGAGACCGGCTGCGGATCGGTGCGCGGGACGATGATCGCAAAGCGTCCCTGCTTGATCCAGCGCACCTGGACAGTGCTGTTGCGCGTGGAGGTCAGCGCCTGCTCAATCTCCTTTTCCAGCTTGACGATCTGGTCAATGGTGGCGCCGTCGAGCGGCGTCAACACATGGACGTTCTCGCTTGCCGTCTGGTAAGAGACCGGGTGCGCTTCGATGCGCACCTTGCGCTTGTAGGCTTTGAGTACCTGCACGATTGTGTAGGCTTCGTCACGCATCCCCATGATCACCACCACCCTAACGCCAGCACCAACGATGCCAGCACCGCATTGACAGACAAGGCGCCGCCCGACAGCGCCAGAATCACCAGCATCAGGCCGATGCAGAACTGACTGAGCCGGTCACGCACCACATTGCGAGGAAAGCCGGCTTCCAGCGCCAGGAACGCAAAGCCAAGCGCCACGCCGCCCACGATTGCCATCCCAAAGATCATCGGCACGGGCATCGACCACCTCACACCTGCGACAAAATCAGATTGCGCAGATCGTCCGCGCCTTCCCATGCGCGGATATACTCCTTGAATTCCTCGACACGGCTGGCGGGCACGTGGAAGGAGACGTGATCTTCACGGCTTGCACTCTGCGCCCCACCGTTGCGAGAAGCACCAGCGTTTTTCGTTGCGCTGCGTGCGGCGCCGCTGCCACCGCCATTACTGCGCGCCGGCGCGCTTTGCGTCGTCGTGTCAGCGTCGTCGTCTTCGTAGAGCACATCGTCGCCGGCCTCGTCCTCGATAGGCGCGATTTTGGGTGGGCGCCCGATGTGTTCCGTGTTTTGCCAGAACTGCTGCCCGTTGCGCTCGACCATGCGCACGGCAGGCAGCGTGACGTACTTGCTGCTGTGCCGATGCACAAAGCTGATGGTCAGCCCGGTCTTGCGCGCCAGCGCCGTAACGGTCATCTCGCCTTTTTCGAGCTTATCGCGCCAGCGCGCGCAAGCATCCTTGAGCTTGTGGTGTTTGTCGGCGTCGTTCAACTGCTTGCCGTGGCGCGTGTTGGCAAGATAGGCAGCGTCCTTCGCTTCCTCGTGCGTCGAAACGCGCCAACGCGCGGCGATCTGGGTGTAACCCTCGCGCTTGTGCGCTTCGGTGCGCTGCCAGCCATCGGTGACGCACCAGCGCCCCTCGACAATGCGAATTTCGATTTCGCCCAAATCTTCGCCGGCGGCCAGGCGCTCTTGCAGTTCCACAACGTAATCGTCGTGGATATGCTCGACGCGCATCTGGTACTGCGCGTCGAAAACAAGATCAGCAATCGTCGCCTGTCCTTCCGTCCAGCGGTTGGCATCCAGGTCGATCACCTGTGCGCCGCCATTGCCGTTGTTTCCGAGCATCTCAGCGATGGAACCGCCGAGTATCTCACGCAGGTTGACTGACACGTTCACCTCCGACTGCCCAACGAAGACCATCCGCCAATTCCGACGACAACAGGGCGGCGTGCGCATGGTACGGGAACGCCTCCCACAGTAGCAGCCCCACCTTGCCGGCGCGGTCGATGTCAACCGCAATCGGAATCACGCCGGTCAGCGTGGCGTGACTGACGCCGCGCACCTGGTCACGCAAGGCGAGCAACTGCACTTCGCTCTCCTTGTTGCGCCCGTCGAACATGTTGGGCACAACCAGGAGCTTTGCTTGCGGCAAACCCGCTTTGCTGCGCACGTTCTGAATCACTTCGACAGTCGGCTGGAATGCCGACACATCTTTCGCCCGGCACGGCACCGGAATCACAACCACATCGGCGGCGGCCACGGCCATCTCGCTGAAGTAGCCGTGATCCGACGTGTCGAAGACCACCGCGTCGCCATCCCACTGCTGGCGCACGCGTTGGCGGAAATCCGTCACGGGCTTGTGCGCGCCGAGCACGCCGGCTTCCGCCATTGTGAGCAGGTCGTTGGCCGGCAGCATCCATGCGTGCTGGCGCGCCGCCACGACCATTTCTTCCAACCGCGCCGACGCCAGCCCCATCGTCCACGCGGCGGCAGCCTCGCCCTTCTCAACGCCCAGGTTGGCGCAAAAGTGCGCCTGGGGATTCAAGTCGATGCCGAGCGTCTTGACGCCGCGCTTTGCTAGCGCGCCGAGTAGGTGCGCCGAGACCGTCGTCTTGCCGGCGCCGCCTTTTGCCACGAACACTGTGATTACCTGCATGAGTCTGTCACCTTTCCTTGTGCGTATTGCCGATCTGCAAGATAGGATAGATCGGAAAATGATGATTGTCAATACTAAAACTCAAAACTTATAGACCAAAACACAAAAATAGTGAAAATCGGTTTGCAAATTTTGGGTTATAGTATTGACATTTGGGATATAGCCTCTATAATCAGGGTGTCATCTATGTCGCGAAAATAGATAGGAGCTACGCGTGCGTTCGTCTCTCAATATCAAGTTCATCGATGGAGACCTCAAATGGCAGTTGAAGATCAGTATCAATCAGTTGAGTATCCGGGCCGGATTTGGCACGGGCTATCTCAGCCAGTTGATCCGCGATCACCCGGTTGACGTGAAGCTGAGCACGGTCGATGCGATCTGGACGGCGGCGATGGTGCGCTACGCCGAGATCGGCGTCGAACCGCCAGACGACCTGTGGGAGCGCATGGTCTACCACGATCCAACCGATAGCGCATAGCGGCGCGGCATGTCCATACCACACAGATTTGCGCCAAGTCAGACGAACTCGATCCGCTCGATGATAGCACTTCGATCTTTTCTTCCCTTCCCGCCCGGTCTCACGTAGATTCTCAAGCAACCCGACAACCAAGCCTGTAGCTGCGCCGGTGTCGCCTCGTCAAACATGCGGTCGCCTAGCGCGTGCAGCGCCGCCAGGTTATCCGCCGAATGTTCGGCGGATTCGATTGCCGCGCGCTGCGCCAGCAGGTCTTGCTCGGCATCGTCCAGGCGTTTGCGTTCTGCCTGGAACGTCGCCATTTGCGCGTCGAACCAGTCGAGTTGCGTTTCCGGTAAATGCACGTAGGTGTGCAGCAGCCGGCGCTCTTTGGCGAGCAGGCGCTCACGCGCGGCGGCCACGCCGTCCAGTTCGGCGTCGATGCGCGCGGCGTCAGCGGCGTGCATCTGGCGCGCCACCTCGCGTGCGTCGGCGTTGGTTGTCAGTTGTTGGATGGCGAGTCGCGCGATAGTCAACAGGCGCTTCTCACTGACGTTGTGGCGCCCCTCACCGCGCTTCTCGCAGTAGTAGCATCGAAAGTGCGTGATGGGTGGATTATGGGACGCGTGCGCGGTGTACATCGGCTGATTGGCGACGGCGCACCAGACGACGCCGGCCAGGATACTGAAGGGTGGATCGTGCTGCGTGGTCAGCGCGTCGATCTTGGTCTGGATGCGCGTCAGTTCCGCGTCGGTGATGATGGCCGGGTGGTCGCCGCGCACCCTGGTCAGCGGGCGTGCGTTTTTCGAGACGCGGTTGACCAGGATGTAGCCGGCGTAACGGTCGGGAATGCGGAAGACCTTGCGCAGCGCGCCGTAGTCCCAGAGCTTGCCGCTTGGCGACGGCTGGCGCTCAGCCTGGAGTCGCTGCGTAATGGCGACGCGTCCCAGGTCTTCATCAAGGAAAAGATCGACCAGAATGTAGCGGATGACGGCGGCGGCGGGCGGGTCGATGACGACGGTGCGTGCGCCGGTTTCGCTGTAGTGGTACTTGTAGCCCCAGGGCAGATGAGAAGGGAATTGCTTGTGCTTGGCGACGCGCTCGATCATGCCGCGTTCGTGCTCGTTGACGATGCGCCGCACGGCGCTGTGGGCAAAATGCGACTCGATCACGCCGAGCAGTCCGGCGCCTTCGGAGTCGCGCAGCGCCTTGATGTCGAGCGTGACGGGCAAACTCTGGCGCGGCACGACGATGACGCCATGCTCAAGGCAGAATCGTTCCAGCGTGACGATTAGCGCATCGGTGCGGCCTAGCCTGTCGCGCGAACGGCACACTATGGCATCGACGGCGCCGGCGCGCACCAGACGCAGCAACTCGCCATAGGCGTCGGGATAGGTCTCGGCGGCGGTGGATAGCTCTACGATTGAGCGGCTGCCGATGACCTGGAGATCGGCAACGATGGCGCCGGTGTAGCCGGGATAGTGGCGCGCCAAATCGGCCACGAACTCGTGGTTGAGCCGGCGTTGATCCGGCAAGGACTCTTTCTCTGCCTGGGCGCGGCTAGACACCGCCGTCCAAGAGACAAACCGGATATGCGATTGCGTCACCCTGTCACTCTGCCGATGTCAGACCAGCCAGCGCACCGCCGTGATCTCTGTGCTGCCGGCTGTCGGTTTCACTTCCACGCGCACAACCTGCGCCAGCCACATCTGCGCCCCACGCAGATCGGCGGCGCGATGTTCAATTAAATAGCGCCCGATGCTTTGCACTTCACGTAGACGAGCGGCGATGCTTTCGGCATCCGCCACGGCGCCGACCTGTGTGCGTAGTGCGTCGAGTTGCGCCTGGAGGTTGATTGCCTCCCGCTTCAGGCGTTCCATTTCGGCCCCAAACAATTCCGGCGCCAGATCATCGCGCTCGACGTACAAGTTGAGAAGGCGCTGCTGTTTCTGAGCAATCAACGCCAGCGCCTGATCGAGCACGCGCTGGCGTTCACCCACGTCAGGTGCATTTTCAAGCAGCGTCTGGCGCGCCTGTTCGGAAAACGCCGAAAGATCACCGCTTTGCGTCAACTGGTCGATGGCGGCAATCAGCACGGCCTCGATCTCTTGCTCTGCGATGCTGTGCTGTGGCCGGCAGTGCGTGCAGCGCAGCCGGCGGTAGGCTATGCGTTCGCTGCCGGACTGGTAGTACTGCACTTGGCTGGAGAGCGTCTTGCCGCACGCGGTGCAGACCACGACGCCGGAAAAGACACTGCCGCGCCCGATGCGCGCCTGTTGGCGCGTGGCGCGCAAGCTCAATACGTCTTGGCGGTCGCGCTCGCTGATGATTGCGGCGTGGTCGCCGCGCACCTGCACCGGCGTGCGTCCAGTCTGTGAGCGACGGTTGAGCGAGATGTAGCCGGCGTAGGCGTCCACGTTGGCGACGATGTGTTTTGCCATGTCGGGCGTCCAGGCGGCGCCGCGCGCTGGACGGTAGCCGCCGGCGTTAAGCGCTTCGGCAATCTCGCGGTAGTTGCGGTGCGTCAGGTAGAGCCGGATGGCCTCCTGGATGGCGGCGCCGGCTTCCGTATCGATCTGAACAGTGGGCTGGCCGTCTGGCGTGAAACGGTAGATGTAGCCGTAGGGCAAATGCGACGGGAAACGCTTCTCGACGCTCACGCGCGCCGTCATGCCGCGTGCGTGCTCGTTGACCAGGCGTCTGACCGCTGAGCCAGTCAGATACCCCTCGACGGCGGCGGTCAGGCCGGCGCCCTCCGAGTCGCGCAGCGTCTTGATGTCGAGCGTCGTCGGCAAACTCTGGCGCGGCACGACGATGACGCCGTGTTGCAGGCAAAAGCGTTCAACGGTGATCGATAGCGCATCGGTGCGGCCTAGCCTGTCGCGCGAACGGCACACAATGGCATCGACGGCGCCAGCGCGCACCAGACGCAGCAACTCGCCGTAGGCGTCGGGATAGGTCTCGGCGGCGGTGGATAGCTCTACAATCGAGCGGCTGCCGATAACCTGGAGATCGGCAATGATGGCGCCGGTGTAGCCGGGATAGTGGCGCGAGAGGTTGGCTACAAACTCGTGATTGAGCCGGCGTTGATCCGGCAGAGATTCTTTTTCGGCTTGTGGGCGGCTACTAACGGCAGCCCACGACACAAAACGCAATGATTCGTGTGAATTTTGTAAGTTTTGCACGTTGAACCGGCTTACTAGAATATGCTATGCTTGCCGATAGCCTTCAACCTATCGCCTACCGGGGATCGAGGAGATTCGCGATTTTTCCCCTTTTTGTCAATGGTGACAAGATAACCAGATCGCGACGTATGCCTGAATTCGAATACGACTCAGAAAAAGACCTGATCGCTGAGGAGAAAGACGCCGTTGCGCGTCGCGTAGCTGCGCTTGAGTTGTTGCTGCAATATGCAATCACGCAACGGCTTAAACGGTCACGGCATATCATCGTGCAAGGTAGCCGCAATTTGATCGCGGACTTCCTTGCCGGCCAGTCGCTCAATTGATTCGAGCAGCCGGCGCTCTTTGGCATGGTACTCTTGCAGATCGACGCTGGCCTTATCAATTAGACGAAGCATATTCATTGCTTCCTGACGACGCAGCGCGGATAGTCCATCGACAATGCGCGCCGCTTCGCGCGCTTCGTCGGTGAGCAACGGACTACGCGGTAAGGACGTTGGATCGTTGGTGCGCGCCAGAAGGAAATCTGTTGTTGTATCGAGGATGTCGGCCAACACCAACACGATACCCGCATTGGGTAGCGTCATGTGCTTGCGTTTATCGTTTTCCAGACGCGATAGGTACCCCTGCGACAAAGCGATCCCGCGCTTGGCGCACTGTTCGGCTAACTCCAGTTGCGTCATGTTGTTCAACTGACGCAACGTCGCCACCCTGCCGCCAAACGTACTGATCATAGATGGACTGACCGTTAATTTCACATCGCCCTCCTTGCAACTAAAGCCTCGATGATCG from Vampirovibrionales bacterium harbors:
- a CDS encoding ParA family protein, which produces MQVITVFVAKGGAGKTTVSAHLLGALAKRGVKTLGIDLNPQAHFCANLGVEKGEAAAAWTMGLASARLEEMVVAARQHAWMLPANDLLTMAEAGVLGAHKPVTDFRQRVRQQWDGDAVVFDTSDHGYFSEMAVAAADVVVIPVPCRAKDVSAFQPTVEVIQNVRSKAGLPQAKLLVVPNMFDGRNKESEVQLLALRDQVRGVSHATLTGVIPIAVDIDRAGKVGLLLWEAFPYHAHAALLSSELADGLRWAVGGERVSQPA
- a CDS encoding recombinase family protein, with the protein product MRFVSWAAVSSRPQAEKESLPDQRRLNHEFVANLSRHYPGYTGAIIADLQVIGSRSIVELSTAAETYPDAYGELLRLVRAGAVDAIVCRSRDRLGRTDALSITVERFCLQHGVIVVPRQSLPTTLDIKTLRDSEGAGLTAAVEGYLTGSAVRRLVNEHARGMTARVSVEKRFPSHLPYGYIYRFTPDGQPTVQIDTEAGAAIQEAIRLYLTHRNYREIAEALNAGGYRPARGAAWTPDMAKHIVANVDAYAGYISLNRRSQTGRTPVQVRGDHAAIISERDRQDVLSLRATRQQARIGRGSVFSGVVVCTACGKTLSSQVQYYQSGSERIAYRRLRCTHCRPQHSIAEQEIEAVLIAAIDQLTQSGDLSAFSEQARQTLLENAPDVGERQRVLDQALALIAQKQQRLLNLYVERDDLAPELFGAEMERLKREAINLQAQLDALRTQVGAVADAESIAARLREVQSIGRYLIEHRAADLRGAQMWLAQVVRVEVKPTAGSTEITAVRWLV
- a CDS encoding helix-turn-helix domain-containing protein, with product MKLTVSPSMISTFGGRVATLRQLNNMTQLELAEQCAKRGIALSQGYLSRLENDKRKHMTLPNAGIVLVLADILDTTTDFLLARTNDPTSLPRSPLLTDEAREAARIVDGLSALRRQEAMNMLRLIDKASVDLQEYHAKERRLLESIERLAGKEVRDQIAATLHDDMP
- a CDS encoding recombinase family protein, translating into MPDQRRLNHEFVADLARHYPGYTGAIVADLQVIGSRSIVELSTAAETYPDAYGELLRLVRAGAVDAIVCRSRDRLGRTDALIVTLERFCLEHGVIVVPRQSLPVTLDIKALRDSEGAGLLGVIESHFAHSAVRRIVNEHERGMIERVAKHKQFPSHLPWGYKYHYSETGARTVVIDPPAAAVIRYILVDLFLDEDLGRVAITQRLQAERQPSPSGKLWDYGALRKVFRIPDRYAGYILVNRVSKNARPLTRVRGDHPAIITDAELTRIQTKIDALTTQHDPPFSILAGVVWCAVANQPMYTAHASHNPPITHFRCYYCEKRGEGRHNVSEKRLLTIARLAIQQLTTNADAREVARQMHAADAARIDAELDGVAAARERLLAKERRLLHTYVHLPETQLDWFDAQMATFQAERKRLDDAEQDLLAQRAAIESAEHSADNLAALHALGDRMFDEATPAQLQAWLSGCLRIYVRPGGKGRKDRSAIIERIEFV